From the genome of Streptomyces sp. SID8374:
TCCTACCCTTCCACTTCCAACTCGCCTCCCACGCTAACCTTTCGGCGGGCGTACCCGAAGGCGGATCCCTCGGCCTCGCCCGGTCGATCGAGGCCCGCTACCGGCGGCTCGGCGGGGAGATCTCGTACAACACGAAGGTCGAGACGGTGATCGTCGAGGACGACCGCGCGGTGGGCGTCCGGCTCAGCGACGGCAGCGAACTGCGGGCGGACATCGTGGTGTCGGCCTGTGACGGCTACACGACGACCATGAAGTTCCTGGAGGGGAAGTACCTGGGCGAGGAGTACCGCAAGCTCTACACGCGGACCATCCATGAACCCGGCATGGTCTTCCCCGGCTACTTCACCCTCTTCCTCGGCCTCTCCCGCCCCTTCCCGGAAGGGGACCCCTGCACGACCTACCTCCTCGACGAAGCGACAGCCGCGAAGCTCACCGGCATCCGCCACGCCAGCATCAACGTCCAGTTCCGCAACCGGCATTACCCCGAGCTCTCCCCGGACGGCACCACCGTCGTCTACGCCACCTACTTCTGCGACATCGCCCCCTGGCGGGCCCTGGACGAAGGCCCCGAGCAGGTCACCCGCACCCGCGGCGGCCAGGAGCTGCACACCCTGCCCGTCCGCCACGGCCGCGGCTACTACGCGGCGAAACGACGGGCACGCGAGACGCTCGTGGACTTCCTGGAGCAGCGCTTCCCGGGCATCCGGGACGCCATCGTCGTACGCGATGTCTCCAGCCCGCTCACCCAGGTCCGCTACACCGGCAACTACGACGGCACGGTGCTGGGCTGGCAGCCGTTCGTGGAGAGCGGCGAAACCCTGGAAGAGCTGGTCAAGAAGCACGGCCCGGGGCTGCCGGGGCTGGCGGACTTCTACCAGTCCGGCGTCTGGGCCACCACCGGCGGGCTGATCCGGGCGGCCGCCGCCGGACGCCACGTCATGCAGTTCATCTGCCGCGACGACGGCAAACCCTTCACCGCGTCGGTCGACCTCACCGCGCCCCCGCCCACCCACCGCGTCATCCCCGTACCGGCCGGCCGAGGGGCCACCGCCGTACCCACGACAGGGAAGAGCACATGAAGATCGAGAAATGGGTGGTCCGCGAGCACGTCGAGGGCGTGCCCGACGTGGACCGCGTCTACGAGAAGGTCGTCGAGAACGTCGACGTGTCCCTGGCCCCCGACGAGATGCTGCTGCGGACGCTGTACGTCTCCGTCGACCCCTACCTCCAGGGCATCGCCCTGGACACCCCGATCGGGTCCCACATGGGCGCCGACTCGATCATGGAGGTGGTCGAGGCCGGGCCGCGCGCCGCCCATGCCGTCGGCGACCTGGTCCAGGGCTTCGGCGGCTGGCGCTCCCACGTCGTCTCCACCGGGGAGGCCGAGCTCTGGCAGACCGGCACGTTCCCCATGGTCTTCCCGGCCTACCGCAGGCTGGACCCCCGGTGGTACGACGATGCCTTGCCGCTCCCGACCGCGCTGAGCGTGATGGGCGGCCCGGGCATGACGGCCTGGGGGACTCTCGCCAAGTACATGACGGTGACGCCCGGGGACACCTTCGTCATCAGCGGGGCCTCCGGCGCGGTCGGCGCCCTCGTCGGCCAGCTCGCCGCGCTCGCGGGCGCCCGCGTCATCGGGACCACCTCGTCCCCGGAGAAGGCGGAGTACCTCCTCGGCCTCGGCTTCGACACGGTCGTCGTCTACCGGCACACCGACAGCGCCGGCACCGTCCGCGAGGCGCTGGCCCGGGCCGCCCCCGACGGGGTCGACCGCTACTTCGACAACCTCGGCGGCACGGTCACCGACGTGGTGTTCTCCATGCTCAACGTCGGCAGCCAGGTGGCCGTGTGCTGGCAGTGGGCGACCCAGGTCGGCAACGAGGACACCGGCCCGCGCCTGCTGCCCTATCTGATGTTCCCGCGCGCCACGGTCCGGGGGATCTTCTCCCTGGAGTGGTTCACCGAGCAGAACTGGAAGGACCTCCACGCGGAGCTGGGCGGCCGGGTCCGGCGCGGAGAGGTCGTCTGCGACCACACCCTCCACCACGGCTTCGACGCCATCCCCACCGCGTACGGAAGCCTCTACCGCGACCGGGCGGAGCACCGGGGCAAGGTGCTGGTCGCGCTGTGAGGACCGCCGGCACTCGACGCCTCCTC
Proteins encoded in this window:
- a CDS encoding NAD(P)/FAD-dependent oxidoreductase, whose translation is MTTSTTGRTRRPRESMIIIGGGLGGLSTGCYARMNGYRTHILEMHELPGGCCTAWERGGFTLDACVSWLLGSGPGNEMHQIWLELGALQGKEIRHFDVFNIVRGQDGRAVHFYSDPDRLEAHLIGISPADARTVRKFCAQLRSFRKALAVYPFLKPVGLMGRVERWRMLASFVPYFNAVRTTITVLMADYSAKFKDPLLREAFNFILYEKHPNFPVLPFHFQLASHANLSAGVPEGGSLGLARSIEARYRRLGGEISYNTKVETVIVEDDRAVGVRLSDGSELRADIVVSACDGYTTTMKFLEGKYLGEEYRKLYTRTIHEPGMVFPGYFTLFLGLSRPFPEGDPCTTYLLDEATAAKLTGIRHASINVQFRNRHYPELSPDGTTVVYATYFCDIAPWRALDEGPEQVTRTRGGQELHTLPVRHGRGYYAAKRRARETLVDFLEQRFPGIRDAIVVRDVSSPLTQVRYTGNYDGTVLGWQPFVESGETLEELVKKHGPGLPGLADFYQSGVWATTGGLIRAAAAGRHVMQFICRDDGKPFTASVDLTAPPPTHRVIPVPAGRGATAVPTTGKST
- a CDS encoding NADP-dependent oxidoreductase; this translates as MKIEKWVVREHVEGVPDVDRVYEKVVENVDVSLAPDEMLLRTLYVSVDPYLQGIALDTPIGSHMGADSIMEVVEAGPRAAHAVGDLVQGFGGWRSHVVSTGEAELWQTGTFPMVFPAYRRLDPRWYDDALPLPTALSVMGGPGMTAWGTLAKYMTVTPGDTFVISGASGAVGALVGQLAALAGARVIGTTSSPEKAEYLLGLGFDTVVVYRHTDSAGTVREALARAAPDGVDRYFDNLGGTVTDVVFSMLNVGSQVAVCWQWATQVGNEDTGPRLLPYLMFPRATVRGIFSLEWFTEQNWKDLHAELGGRVRRGEVVCDHTLHHGFDAIPTAYGSLYRDRAEHRGKVLVAL